The Neodiprion virginianus isolate iyNeoVirg1 chromosome 5, iyNeoVirg1.1, whole genome shotgun sequence genome contains a region encoding:
- the LOC124305421 gene encoding regulatory-associated protein of mTOR isoform X2, with the protein MVTGDLFYSPTMSESVDNRNGNKHDQYNNTHPDDVDWKLPIAFNKPRHTATIEGVNCITQTWRMKERMKTVSVALVLCLNVGVDPPDVVKTQPCARLECWIDPQLMSPQKALEMIGKNLQLQYERWQPRARYKQSLDPTVEEVKKLCTSLRRNAKEERVLFHYNGHGVPKPTSNGEIWVFNRTYTQYIPLSVYDLQTWMGAPSIYVYDCSNAGIIVDSFQQFAEQHEREYEMEKQAVQHNRTAGVASATAPSYKNCIQLAACAASQILPMNPDLPADIFTACLTTPITIALRWFVMQNTSKLVPKVSLDLIDKIPGQLSDRRTMLGELNWIFTAITDTIAWNTLPRDLFQRLFRQDLLVASLFRNFLLAERILRSYDCTPVSFPKLPPTFQHPMWQAWDLALDLSLAQLAAVLESETLFVHSPFFEEQLTAFQVWLTLGSKSRNPPEQLPIVLQVLLSQVHRLRALELLGKFLDLGPWAVNLALSVGIFPYVLKLLQSNARELRPLLVFIWAKILAVDSTCQADLVRDHGHKYFLSVLQDPTIPSEHRTLAAFVLASIVNNYPAGQEAALKGSLVSICLEQLGDPNPLLRQWLCLCLARLWHNYDAARWCGVRDIAHEKLYTLLQDPIPEVRAAAVYALGTFINSVTKRSEHANNIDQIIAMTLINTVSHDMSPLVRKELVVALQWMVLHFENSFVTLAVAEENSRRDPVVETLSPFTGMRRIGSRDRLKILSPNNAYGTDTTDFSQDRMKRVSSSSSISSLGNNWEFVRKPCESIGQSSFGNLPSLSYGSVYMKLWHGLCSLDSDPHPSVATMSQKVTNHIRNQVKECSVPKEVTEAKLPSISLPPSPSSRASFLTKGESLPTVSATSEILRPPRVPLHGSRTRKTPPINTITEEADEVLGFKNPLTTSLFVEWSCAQFAQPVSLESETESTNDIESRAHYEREWRYLRNKKQRRDAKEEQIRVARGRLESQVFHTRSPQPPEVVTFHPFDKHLAVAAKDCFGIWDWQTGTRLTYCTSRGSKMARVTALGFINSHDVALLMTGSDDGSVRIWKNYCNMLGRDPTLLTAWQALADAQPASKSPSVHNSASAGLITSWEQRSLTLAVTGDVRIVRLWDAETELKKQDIPTGADICATCLDTDGSGTLMALGCGDGSVRLFDRRLPPHEARVMTWREHTAWVLGAYFRGTATGAPRLITGSLSGDIRFFDLRKNSSVNTVQTAQGITAMAVHNVADIFTCASMNQCISVYNMSGQNLNAIKSYEGFMGTRIGPVSCLNFHPYRVVLAAGCMDSSVSVYASEPRR; encoded by the exons ATGGTTACTGGTGATTTATTTTACTCGCCAACAATGTCGGAGAGCGTGGATAACCGAAACGGGAACAAACACGAtcagtataataatacacatcCAGACGACGTCGACTGGAAATTACCAATCGCTTTCAACAAGCCGAGGCACACAGCGACGATTGAAGGGGTTAATTGCATCACGCAGACATGGCGAATGAAGGAACGG ATGAAAACTGTGAGCGTCGCGCTCGTTTTATGCCTCAACGTTGGCGTCGATCCACCGGACGTCGTCAAAACTCAACCCTGTGCTCGACTCGAGTGTTGGATCG ACCCACAGTTGATGAGCCCACAAAAGGCTCTAGAGATGATTGGAAAAAACCTTCAACTGCAGTATGAGCGATGGCAACCACGTGCAAGGTACAAGCAAAGCCTTGATCCGACTGTCGAGGAAGTAAAAAAACTATGCACGTCATTGCGTCGCAATGCCAAGGAGGAGAGGGTTCTATTCCACTATAATGGTCACGGAGTTCCTAAACCCACCAGCAATGGAGAAATATGGGTTTTCAACAGG acATACACGCAGTACATTCCTCTGTCGGTGTATGATCTGCAAACATGGATGGGAGCACCTTCTATCTATGTATACGACTGTTCAAATGCTGGAATCATCGTTGATTCCTTTCAGCAGTTTGCTGAACAGCATGAACGGGAATACGAG atGGAAAAGCAGGCAGTTCAGCACAATAGGACGGCGGGCGTAGCCAGCGCGACTGCCCCTTCTTACAAGAATTGTATACAGCTGGCAGCTTGTGCTGCTAGTCAAATACTTCCGATGAATCCTGATTTGCCTGCAGATATATTCACAGCTTGTCTTACAACTCCCATTACAATTGCATTACGCTG GTTCGTCATGCAGAATACATCAAAATTAGTGCCTAAGGTGTCCCTAGACCTTATCGATAA aataCCAGGTCAGTTGTCAGATCGCAGGACGATGCTAGGTGAACTAAATTGGATCTTTACGGCTATAACAGACACCATTGCTTGGAATACGTTACCTAGAG ATCTGTTCCAAAGATTATTTAGACAAGACTTACTAGTAGCTAGTTTATTTAGAAACTTTTTGTTGGCGGAAAGGATCCTTCGATCCTATGACTGTACACCTGTTTCATTCCCAAAACTACCACCAACGTTTCAA CACCCAATGTGGCAGGCTTGGGATTTGGCTCTTGACCTCTCTTTAGCTCAACTAGCAGCGGTATTGGAATCGGAGACTTTATTTGTTCACTCGCCATTTTTCGAAGAACAACTCACAGCCTTCCAAGTATGGCTTACGTTAGGTTCAAAGTCTCGCAACCCTCCCGAACAACTGCCAATTGTATTACAAGTATTGCTGAGCCAAGTACACAGGCTCAGAGCTTTGGAATTGCTTGGAAAGTTCCTTGACCTTGGACCATGGGCTGTAAACCTAGCCCTAAGCGTTGGGATATTTCCTTACGTTTTGAAATTACTACAGAGCAATGCAAGAGAATTAAGACCCTTGTTAGTTTTCATATGGGCAAAAATCCTTGCGGTGGACAGT aCGTGTCAGGCAGATCTAGTGCGCGACCATggacataaatattttctttccgttCTTCAAGATCCTACAATACCG AGCGAGCACCGAACTTTAGCTGCGTTTGTCTTGGCTAGTATCGTAAACAACTATCCAGCAGGGCAGGAAGCTGCTCTGAAAGGTAGTCTTGTGTCAATTTGTCTGGAGCAACTAGGTGACCCAAATCCTCTACTACGACAGTGGCTATGCCTGTGCCTTGCCAGACTTTGGCATAATTATGATGCAGCTAGGTGGTGCGGAGTCAGAGATATTGCGCATGAAAAACTCTACACTCTTTTGCAAGATCCAATACCTGAG GTCAGAGCAGCTGCGGTCTACGCTCTAGGAACATTCATAAACAGTGTCACTAAAAGAAGTGAACATGCCAATAATATTGATCAAATTATCGCCATGACGCTTATAAATACTGTTAGTCACGATATGAGCCCTCTTGTGAGAAAG GAATTAGTCGTCGCTTTGCAATGGATGGTGCTACATTTTGAAAACTCGTTTGTAACTTTGGCAGTTGCTGAAGAAAATAGTAGGCGGGATCCGGTCGTCGAGACTTTATCTCCATTCACAGGTATGCGTCGGATCGGTTCGAGAGATagattaaaaattctttcgccAAATAACGCTTACGGCACGGATACGACAGATTTTAGCCAAGATCGCATGAAGAGAGTATCGTCTTCTTCGTCCATCAGTAGTTTAG GAAACAACTGGGAATTTGTAAGAAAACCATGTGAATCAATCG GTCAATCATCATTTGGTAATCTTCCAAGCTTGTCTTACGGAAGTGTGTACATGAAATTGTGGCATGGCCTCTGTAGCCTCGATAGTGATCCGCATCCTTCGGTCGCTACAATGTCTCAGAAAGTTACGAACCACATTCGTAATCAG GTCAAAGAATGTTCAGTACCAAAAGAGGTAACAGAGGCAAAGCTACCATCAATCTCCCTTCCCCCGTCGCCATCTAGTCGAGCTAGCTTTCTGAC TAAGGGAGAGTCTCTTCCTACAGTCAGCGCTACCTCGGAAATTCTACGCCCTCCAAGGGTACCACTACACGGAAGTCGGACGAGAAAAACACCTCCGATTAATACA ATAACTGAAGAGGCTGATGAGGTTTTGGGTTTCAAAAATCCATTGACAACGTCCTTATTCGTCGAATGGAGTTGCGCCCAATTTGCTCAACCGGTCAGTTTAGAGAGTGAAACAGAATCCACCAATGACATAGAGAGTAGAGCTCACTATGAACGGGAGTGGAG ATATCTTCGAAACAAGAAACAACGAAGAGACGCAAAAGAGGAACAGATCAGAGTTGCGCGGGGAAGATTAGAGTCTCAGGTCTTTCATACACGAAGCCCTCAACCTCCTGAAGTTGTTACTTTCCACCCATTTGACAAGCATCTGGCTGTCGCAGCAAAAGATTGTTTCGG AATATGGGACTGGCAAACCGGTACAAGACTTACATACTGCACAAGCCGCGGGAGTAAAATGGCTCGTGTAACTGCATTAGGTTTCATAAATTCTCACGACGTAGCACTTCTGATGACTGGATCTGATGACGGCTCTGTAagaatatggaaaaattattgtaacatGTTGGGTCGTGACCCTACGCTCCTCACAGCTTGGCAAGCCTTAGCAGATGCACAACCTGCTTCAAAGAGTCCCAGTG TACACAATTCAGCTTCAGCCGGCCTTATCACCAGCTGGGAACAGCGCTCGCTAACACTAGCCGTTACTGGGGACGTGCGCATAGTGCGACTCTGGGACGCTGAAACCGAATTGAAGAAACAAGATATACCCACTGGGGCGGACATCTGTGCTACATGTCTAGACACGGATGGTTCTG GCACTTTGATGGCTCTGGGATGCGGTGATGGATCGGTGCGTCTTTTCGATCGTCGGCTTCCACCTCATGAAGCAAGAGTGATGACATGGAGAGAGCACACAGCCTGGGTTCTTGGTGCTTACTTCAGGGGTACGGCGACAGGTGCCCCCCGACTTATCACAGGCTCATTATCTGGAGATATTAGATTCTTCGATCTCAGAAAGAATTCATCTGTTAACACAGTTCAAACCGCCCAAGGAATAACTGCTATGGCTGTTCACAATGTTGCCGACATTTTTACCTG TGCATCTATGAACCAATGCATCAGTGTTTACAATATGTCAGGCCAAAACTTGAACGCAATAAAGTCCTACGAAGGTTTCATGGGTACTCGAATCGGTCCAGTCAGCTGTCTCAACTTCCATCCATACAGAGTGGTACTGGCAGCAGGCTGCATGGACAGTTCCGTATCCGTTTACGCTTCTGAGCCGCGCAGATGA
- the LOC124305421 gene encoding regulatory-associated protein of mTOR isoform X1, translating into MVTGDLFYSPTMSESVDNRNGNKHDQYNNTHPDDVDWKLPIAFNKPRHTATIEGVNCITQTWRMKERMKTVSVALVLCLNVGVDPPDVVKTQPCARLECWIDPQLMSPQKALEMIGKNLQLQYERWQPRARYKQSLDPTVEEVKKLCTSLRRNAKEERVLFHYNGHGVPKPTSNGEIWVFNRTYTQYIPLSVYDLQTWMGAPSIYVYDCSNAGIIVDSFQQFAEQHEREYEMEKQAVQHNRTAGVASATAPSYKNCIQLAACAASQILPMNPDLPADIFTACLTTPITIALRWFVMQNTSKLVPKVSLDLIDKIPGQLSDRRTMLGELNWIFTAITDTIAWNTLPRDLFQRLFRQDLLVASLFRNFLLAERILRSYDCTPVSFPKLPPTFQHPMWQAWDLALDLSLAQLAAVLESETLFVHSPFFEEQLTAFQVWLTLGSKSRNPPEQLPIVLQVLLSQVHRLRALELLGKFLDLGPWAVNLALSVGIFPYVLKLLQSNARELRPLLVFIWAKILAVDSTCQADLVRDHGHKYFLSVLQDPTIPSEHRTLAAFVLASIVNNYPAGQEAALKGSLVSICLEQLGDPNPLLRQWLCLCLARLWHNYDAARWCGVRDIAHEKLYTLLQDPIPEVRAAAVYALGTFINSVTKRSEHANNIDQIIAMTLINTVSHDMSPLVRKELVVALQWMVLHFENSFVTLAVAEENSRRDPVVETLSPFTGMRRIGSRDRLKILSPNNAYGTDTTDFSQDRMKRVSSSSSISSLGNNWEFVRKPCESIGQSSFGNLPSLSYGSVYMKLWHGLCSLDSDPHPSVATMSQKVTNHIRNQVKECSVPKEVTEAKLPSISLPPSPSSRASFLTKGESLPTVSATSEILRPPRVPLHGSRTRKTPPINTITEEADEVLGFKNPLTTSLFVEWSCAQFAQPVSLESETESTNDIESRAHYEREWRYLRNKKQRRDAKEEQIRVARGRLESQVFHTRSPQPPEVVTFHPFDKHLAVAAKDCFGIWDWQTGTRLTYCTSRGSKMARVTALGFINSHDVALLMTGSDDGSVRIWKNYCNMLGRDPTLLTAWQALADAQPASKSPSAGVPGSTVHNSASAGLITSWEQRSLTLAVTGDVRIVRLWDAETELKKQDIPTGADICATCLDTDGSGTLMALGCGDGSVRLFDRRLPPHEARVMTWREHTAWVLGAYFRGTATGAPRLITGSLSGDIRFFDLRKNSSVNTVQTAQGITAMAVHNVADIFTCASMNQCISVYNMSGQNLNAIKSYEGFMGTRIGPVSCLNFHPYRVVLAAGCMDSSVSVYASEPRR; encoded by the exons ATGGTTACTGGTGATTTATTTTACTCGCCAACAATGTCGGAGAGCGTGGATAACCGAAACGGGAACAAACACGAtcagtataataatacacatcCAGACGACGTCGACTGGAAATTACCAATCGCTTTCAACAAGCCGAGGCACACAGCGACGATTGAAGGGGTTAATTGCATCACGCAGACATGGCGAATGAAGGAACGG ATGAAAACTGTGAGCGTCGCGCTCGTTTTATGCCTCAACGTTGGCGTCGATCCACCGGACGTCGTCAAAACTCAACCCTGTGCTCGACTCGAGTGTTGGATCG ACCCACAGTTGATGAGCCCACAAAAGGCTCTAGAGATGATTGGAAAAAACCTTCAACTGCAGTATGAGCGATGGCAACCACGTGCAAGGTACAAGCAAAGCCTTGATCCGACTGTCGAGGAAGTAAAAAAACTATGCACGTCATTGCGTCGCAATGCCAAGGAGGAGAGGGTTCTATTCCACTATAATGGTCACGGAGTTCCTAAACCCACCAGCAATGGAGAAATATGGGTTTTCAACAGG acATACACGCAGTACATTCCTCTGTCGGTGTATGATCTGCAAACATGGATGGGAGCACCTTCTATCTATGTATACGACTGTTCAAATGCTGGAATCATCGTTGATTCCTTTCAGCAGTTTGCTGAACAGCATGAACGGGAATACGAG atGGAAAAGCAGGCAGTTCAGCACAATAGGACGGCGGGCGTAGCCAGCGCGACTGCCCCTTCTTACAAGAATTGTATACAGCTGGCAGCTTGTGCTGCTAGTCAAATACTTCCGATGAATCCTGATTTGCCTGCAGATATATTCACAGCTTGTCTTACAACTCCCATTACAATTGCATTACGCTG GTTCGTCATGCAGAATACATCAAAATTAGTGCCTAAGGTGTCCCTAGACCTTATCGATAA aataCCAGGTCAGTTGTCAGATCGCAGGACGATGCTAGGTGAACTAAATTGGATCTTTACGGCTATAACAGACACCATTGCTTGGAATACGTTACCTAGAG ATCTGTTCCAAAGATTATTTAGACAAGACTTACTAGTAGCTAGTTTATTTAGAAACTTTTTGTTGGCGGAAAGGATCCTTCGATCCTATGACTGTACACCTGTTTCATTCCCAAAACTACCACCAACGTTTCAA CACCCAATGTGGCAGGCTTGGGATTTGGCTCTTGACCTCTCTTTAGCTCAACTAGCAGCGGTATTGGAATCGGAGACTTTATTTGTTCACTCGCCATTTTTCGAAGAACAACTCACAGCCTTCCAAGTATGGCTTACGTTAGGTTCAAAGTCTCGCAACCCTCCCGAACAACTGCCAATTGTATTACAAGTATTGCTGAGCCAAGTACACAGGCTCAGAGCTTTGGAATTGCTTGGAAAGTTCCTTGACCTTGGACCATGGGCTGTAAACCTAGCCCTAAGCGTTGGGATATTTCCTTACGTTTTGAAATTACTACAGAGCAATGCAAGAGAATTAAGACCCTTGTTAGTTTTCATATGGGCAAAAATCCTTGCGGTGGACAGT aCGTGTCAGGCAGATCTAGTGCGCGACCATggacataaatattttctttccgttCTTCAAGATCCTACAATACCG AGCGAGCACCGAACTTTAGCTGCGTTTGTCTTGGCTAGTATCGTAAACAACTATCCAGCAGGGCAGGAAGCTGCTCTGAAAGGTAGTCTTGTGTCAATTTGTCTGGAGCAACTAGGTGACCCAAATCCTCTACTACGACAGTGGCTATGCCTGTGCCTTGCCAGACTTTGGCATAATTATGATGCAGCTAGGTGGTGCGGAGTCAGAGATATTGCGCATGAAAAACTCTACACTCTTTTGCAAGATCCAATACCTGAG GTCAGAGCAGCTGCGGTCTACGCTCTAGGAACATTCATAAACAGTGTCACTAAAAGAAGTGAACATGCCAATAATATTGATCAAATTATCGCCATGACGCTTATAAATACTGTTAGTCACGATATGAGCCCTCTTGTGAGAAAG GAATTAGTCGTCGCTTTGCAATGGATGGTGCTACATTTTGAAAACTCGTTTGTAACTTTGGCAGTTGCTGAAGAAAATAGTAGGCGGGATCCGGTCGTCGAGACTTTATCTCCATTCACAGGTATGCGTCGGATCGGTTCGAGAGATagattaaaaattctttcgccAAATAACGCTTACGGCACGGATACGACAGATTTTAGCCAAGATCGCATGAAGAGAGTATCGTCTTCTTCGTCCATCAGTAGTTTAG GAAACAACTGGGAATTTGTAAGAAAACCATGTGAATCAATCG GTCAATCATCATTTGGTAATCTTCCAAGCTTGTCTTACGGAAGTGTGTACATGAAATTGTGGCATGGCCTCTGTAGCCTCGATAGTGATCCGCATCCTTCGGTCGCTACAATGTCTCAGAAAGTTACGAACCACATTCGTAATCAG GTCAAAGAATGTTCAGTACCAAAAGAGGTAACAGAGGCAAAGCTACCATCAATCTCCCTTCCCCCGTCGCCATCTAGTCGAGCTAGCTTTCTGAC TAAGGGAGAGTCTCTTCCTACAGTCAGCGCTACCTCGGAAATTCTACGCCCTCCAAGGGTACCACTACACGGAAGTCGGACGAGAAAAACACCTCCGATTAATACA ATAACTGAAGAGGCTGATGAGGTTTTGGGTTTCAAAAATCCATTGACAACGTCCTTATTCGTCGAATGGAGTTGCGCCCAATTTGCTCAACCGGTCAGTTTAGAGAGTGAAACAGAATCCACCAATGACATAGAGAGTAGAGCTCACTATGAACGGGAGTGGAG ATATCTTCGAAACAAGAAACAACGAAGAGACGCAAAAGAGGAACAGATCAGAGTTGCGCGGGGAAGATTAGAGTCTCAGGTCTTTCATACACGAAGCCCTCAACCTCCTGAAGTTGTTACTTTCCACCCATTTGACAAGCATCTGGCTGTCGCAGCAAAAGATTGTTTCGG AATATGGGACTGGCAAACCGGTACAAGACTTACATACTGCACAAGCCGCGGGAGTAAAATGGCTCGTGTAACTGCATTAGGTTTCATAAATTCTCACGACGTAGCACTTCTGATGACTGGATCTGATGACGGCTCTGTAagaatatggaaaaattattgtaacatGTTGGGTCGTGACCCTACGCTCCTCACAGCTTGGCAAGCCTTAGCAGATGCACAACCTGCTTCAAAGAGTCCCAGTG CTGGTGTCCCTGGTTCAACAGTACACAATTCAGCTTCAGCCGGCCTTATCACCAGCTGGGAACAGCGCTCGCTAACACTAGCCGTTACTGGGGACGTGCGCATAGTGCGACTCTGGGACGCTGAAACCGAATTGAAGAAACAAGATATACCCACTGGGGCGGACATCTGTGCTACATGTCTAGACACGGATGGTTCTG GCACTTTGATGGCTCTGGGATGCGGTGATGGATCGGTGCGTCTTTTCGATCGTCGGCTTCCACCTCATGAAGCAAGAGTGATGACATGGAGAGAGCACACAGCCTGGGTTCTTGGTGCTTACTTCAGGGGTACGGCGACAGGTGCCCCCCGACTTATCACAGGCTCATTATCTGGAGATATTAGATTCTTCGATCTCAGAAAGAATTCATCTGTTAACACAGTTCAAACCGCCCAAGGAATAACTGCTATGGCTGTTCACAATGTTGCCGACATTTTTACCTG TGCATCTATGAACCAATGCATCAGTGTTTACAATATGTCAGGCCAAAACTTGAACGCAATAAAGTCCTACGAAGGTTTCATGGGTACTCGAATCGGTCCAGTCAGCTGTCTCAACTTCCATCCATACAGAGTGGTACTGGCAGCAGGCTGCATGGACAGTTCCGTATCCGTTTACGCTTCTGAGCCGCGCAGATGA